Proteins encoded within one genomic window of uncultured Fretibacterium sp.:
- a CDS encoding NYN domain-containing protein yields MSTEPVKSRVALFIDFWNFTLNMKKLDESFLIDWFKIPSAFIQYLQGRRLDGLSDALEYAGCEVVGSYSPHEVSLWNWSRTTLQKINGLTSTFLPRQKMEQGPVCTGAEHHEVPSCPQCGKPMLGYKEKGVDSTLVTLMLKKAWLNNYDVALLVSSDRDFIPAISFLQDHNKKCVQAGFRGSGYELAQSCWASIDIGDFYADFKRGN; encoded by the coding sequence ATGTCAACCGAACCCGTAAAGTCCAGGGTGGCGTTATTCATCGATTTCTGGAATTTCACCCTGAACATGAAAAAACTCGACGAATCTTTTTTGATCGACTGGTTCAAGATCCCCTCCGCCTTCATACAATACCTTCAAGGCAGGCGGTTGGACGGCTTGTCCGATGCGTTGGAATATGCTGGTTGTGAGGTCGTCGGCTCCTACTCCCCTCATGAAGTCTCTCTGTGGAACTGGTCCAGGACGACGCTTCAGAAGATCAACGGATTGACGAGCACCTTCCTTCCTCGACAGAAGATGGAACAAGGTCCTGTCTGTACCGGGGCCGAGCATCATGAAGTCCCATCGTGCCCGCAATGCGGAAAGCCGATGTTGGGATACAAGGAAAAAGGAGTGGACAGCACTCTTGTGACGCTGATGCTGAAAAAGGCTTGGCTGAACAACTACGACGTTGCCCTGTTGGTATCCTCCGACAGGGATTTTATCCCCGCAATAAGTTTCCTGCAAGACCACAACAAGAAATGTGTTCAGGCCGGCTTTCGCGGTTCCGGCTATGAGCTGGCTCAGAGTTGCTGGGCCTCCATCGATATAGGGGATTTTTATGCCGACTTCAAACGCGGGAATTGA
- a CDS encoding glycosyltransferase family 9 protein has protein sequence MSIVRPRDGDRVLWIRFSAFGDVLQSAASACAFKRAYPGVRLTFLTRSEYGDILGKQPYIDDLLFWNVRKSPWDFFRLLRSIRGRYQWLISLHRGGAAALTALFSKAPIRLGYNSGMQFAYTTTHWEYLDALGVDFTSRPEPAIFAAEEDLERARSLLAPLPPRRLLAIIGASKPQKFWPVAHWIEFLRPLAAGGWGIVLNGHGPREAETAGAIEEALRSPSVLNLVGRTPFPLMAAVARSCTAAVGNDTGPLHLAALTGTPTLGFFGVTDAWEMNFRMPWFREVRVSCPLAGCRNYACPQDCLADITPDRALAAFGELDALYHLDRKQVQTYNQTN, from the coding sequence ATGAGCATCGTTCGTCCCCGGGACGGGGACAGGGTTTTGTGGATTCGTTTCAGCGCGTTCGGCGACGTGCTCCAGAGCGCGGCCTCGGCCTGCGCCTTCAAGAGGGCCTACCCCGGCGTCAGGCTGACGTTCCTGACCCGATCCGAGTACGGAGACATCCTGGGGAAACAGCCCTACATCGACGATCTTCTTTTCTGGAACGTCAGGAAGAGCCCCTGGGATTTCTTCCGGCTCCTTCGGAGCATCCGCGGACGCTACCAGTGGCTGATCAGCCTGCACCGCGGAGGCGCCGCCGCCCTGACGGCGCTCTTCAGCAAGGCCCCCATCCGGCTGGGCTACAACAGCGGCATGCAGTTCGCCTACACCACCACCCACTGGGAGTACCTGGACGCGCTGGGAGTGGATTTCACCAGCCGCCCCGAGCCCGCGATCTTCGCCGCGGAGGAGGACCTGGAGCGGGCGCGCTCCCTTCTGGCCCCGCTCCCCCCAAGGCGTCTCCTCGCGATCATCGGGGCCAGCAAGCCGCAGAAGTTCTGGCCTGTCGCCCATTGGATCGAGTTTCTGCGCCCCCTGGCCGCCGGGGGATGGGGCATCGTCCTGAACGGACACGGCCCCAGGGAGGCGGAGACGGCGGGCGCGATCGAGGAGGCGCTGCGAAGCCCCTCCGTCCTGAACCTCGTGGGACGCACACCGTTCCCCCTGATGGCGGCCGTCGCGAGGTCCTGCACGGCCGCCGTCGGGAACGACACCGGCCCGCTGCACCTCGCGGCCCTGACGGGGACCCCCACCCTGGGCTTCTTCGGCGTCACGGACGCCTGGGAGATGAACTTCCGGATGCCGTGGTTCCGGGAGGTCCGGGTGAGCTGCCCCCTGGCGGGCTGCCGGAACTACGCCTGCCCCCAGGACTGCCTGGCGGACATCACGCCGGACCGGGCGCTCGCGGCCTTCGGGGAGCTGGATGCGCTTTATCATCTTGACAGGAAACAGGTCCAAACCTATAATCAAACCAATTAA
- a CDS encoding glycosyltransferase: MEGSRVGAAGSQKIVLLCSDLEVGGIQRVVVNLANGLAERGMDVVCAVLRRGGAFRPLLSPRVRVDELGCTSQPLALLHPGSKLAACLRTEGPGTVVSFGHMTNLLAAWSRILRRLPFRLVASEHSTFGARMANDAPFHRWRRSMRARFLYRQAECCVCVSRGTADDLVRLGIVPPSKIRVVYNPIVDASLRAAATEPVGHPWLRPGSAPVLLAVGRLIPLKGYDDLLRAFRMLTRDTEARLVLLGDGPDRGRLEGLASELGIAEDVHFAGFEPNPYAWMARAAALVLSSRCEGFANVLVEALACGANVVSTDCPNGPREILEGGRWGRLVPVGDAAAMAEAMRGTLRAPLPRKTLQAAAERFSVERSVSAWQDVLLGRTRNS, from the coding sequence ATGGAGGGGTCCCGAGTGGGCGCGGCGGGCTCGCAAAAGATCGTCCTTCTCTGCTCCGACCTCGAGGTTGGGGGCATCCAGCGCGTCGTCGTCAACCTGGCCAACGGGCTGGCGGAGAGGGGGATGGACGTCGTCTGCGCGGTCCTGCGCCGAGGAGGCGCATTCCGTCCGCTCCTCTCGCCGAGGGTCCGAGTGGACGAGCTGGGCTGCACCAGCCAGCCCCTCGCCCTGCTCCACCCCGGCTCGAAGCTGGCCGCCTGTCTCCGGACCGAGGGGCCGGGGACCGTGGTCTCCTTCGGCCACATGACGAACCTCCTGGCGGCGTGGAGCAGGATCCTGAGGCGCCTTCCCTTCCGCCTGGTGGCCTCGGAGCACAGCACCTTCGGCGCACGCATGGCGAACGACGCCCCCTTTCACCGCTGGCGCCGCAGCATGCGCGCCCGGTTCCTCTACCGCCAGGCGGAGTGCTGCGTCTGCGTATCCCGGGGCACGGCGGACGACCTCGTGCGACTCGGCATCGTCCCGCCGTCGAAAATCCGGGTCGTGTACAATCCCATCGTGGACGCCTCCCTGAGGGCCGCGGCAACCGAGCCCGTCGGACATCCCTGGCTGCGCCCGGGGAGCGCGCCCGTCCTTCTGGCGGTCGGGCGCCTGATTCCGCTCAAGGGGTACGACGACCTGCTGCGGGCCTTCCGGATGCTTACCCGGGACACGGAGGCAAGGCTCGTCCTGCTGGGGGACGGTCCGGACAGGGGGCGTCTCGAGGGCCTGGCGTCGGAACTCGGCATAGCGGAGGACGTCCACTTCGCGGGCTTCGAGCCGAACCCCTACGCCTGGATGGCGAGGGCCGCCGCGCTCGTGCTCTCCTCGCGATGCGAGGGGTTCGCCAACGTCCTCGTGGAGGCCCTGGCCTGCGGCGCCAACGTCGTCTCGACGGACTGCCCCAACGGCCCGCGGGAGATTCTGGAGGGGGGGCGATGGGGGCGGCTGGTCCCCGTCGGCGACGCGGCGGCGATGGCGGAGGCCATGCGCGGGACGCTCCGGGCCCCGCTCCCCCGAAAGACGCTCCAGGCCGCGGCGGAGCGGTTCTCCGTGGAGCGCTCCGTGTCCGCCTGGCAGGACGTCCTCCTGGGCCGGACCCGGAATTCGTGA
- a CDS encoding Bax inhibitor-1/YccA family protein has product MMENIRDGVILSAQSTRTEVVNAFFRKVYHWMAAGLILTAVMAHVTASSGAMLRLVFGSPFVLFGLIGLELLLVIAISAGINRLSAGTASVLFVIYSLLNGINLSGVLLIYSGQSVFSAFLTTAGMFGAMSVYGLYSKRDLTAWGSFLTMGLIGLLIAMIVNLFMKSTMVEFVTSIFGVVIFLGLTAWDTRKLLQIGGELDGVEGSESAHKLAIVGALELYLDFINIFLFLLRLFGKRR; this is encoded by the coding sequence ATGATGGAGAATATTCGGGACGGCGTTATCCTGTCCGCTCAGAGCACCCGTACGGAGGTGGTCAACGCCTTCTTCCGCAAGGTGTATCACTGGATGGCGGCGGGGTTGATCCTCACGGCGGTGATGGCGCACGTGACCGCATCCAGCGGGGCCATGCTGCGGCTGGTCTTCGGTTCGCCTTTTGTGCTGTTCGGCCTGATTGGGCTGGAGCTTCTTCTGGTGATCGCTATCTCTGCGGGGATCAACCGTCTGTCGGCGGGGACCGCCTCGGTGCTGTTCGTGATCTACAGCTTGCTGAACGGGATAAACCTTTCCGGCGTCCTGCTGATCTACTCGGGGCAGTCGGTGTTCAGCGCCTTCCTGACGACCGCGGGGATGTTCGGGGCCATGAGCGTCTACGGGCTCTATTCTAAGCGCGATCTCACCGCTTGGGGGAGCTTCCTGACGATGGGGCTGATCGGCCTGCTCATCGCCATGATCGTCAACCTCTTCATGAAATCGACGATGGTGGAGTTCGTCACCAGCATCTTCGGCGTCGTGATCTTCCTGGGGCTGACGGCCTGGGACACGCGGAAGCTGCTCCAGATCGGGGGCGAGCTCGACGGCGTGGAGGGCAGCGAGAGCGCGCACAAGCTGGCCATCGTCGGCGCCTTGGAGCTCTACCTGGACTTTATCAATATCTTTCTGTTTCTCCTGAGGCTTTTTGGTAAGCGCCGCTGA